The genomic window ACTGCTCTACACAGTCACCATGACCAAGAGGGTCTGCATAACGCTGGTGGTTGGGTCGTATTTCTCGGGCTTGATTAACTCTTTGATAAACACAAGCAGTTTGCAGAGATTATCCTTTTGTGATTCCAATGTCATCAATAACTTTTACTGTGATCTCACCTCTCTCCTGAAACTCTCCTGCAGTGATGTCTCTGTCAACGAGAGGCTACTCTTTACCTGCGGCAGTTTGTTTGAAATGAGCACGTTTCTGATCATCATCATCTCGTACATTCTTATTGTAATTGCTGTGCTGAGGATTCGTTCTGTCCAGGGCAGGCGTAAAGCGTTCGccacctgcgcctcccacctgACAGCTGTTACTATGTTCCATGGGACCATTTTCTTCATGTATTTGCGACCCAGTGCCAGCTACTCACTGGATACAGATCAAATAGCCTCCGTGTTCTATACGATAgtgatccccatgttgaaccccctgatctacagcctgaggaacagggATGTGAAATGTGCTGTAAGGAAAGTGCTAAGTAGAAAAGTGATTATTACTCAGTGAAATTCTAGCATAACATCCTTCAGAGTAACTAACGGGGAAGGGGGGTAGGAAaaaggggtctgtgctggggtgGAATCAAGAATTTCATGCCAGCAGCATTGCCAAAAACAGTGTAAAGGCTCTTCCAGGTCAC from Chrysemys picta bellii isolate R12L10 unplaced genomic scaffold, ASM1138683v2 scaf2477, whole genome shotgun sequence includes these protein-coding regions:
- the LOC101949653 gene encoding olfactory receptor 5J3-like, with the translated sequence MTGDNHTTVTKFILVGLTDCVELQVPLFVTFFLIYLITLLGNIGMILVIQIEPQLHTPMYFFLSNLSFLDVCYSSTITPNMLVNFLVESKAISYSGCITQYGFFVVFVTAEIFLLAVMAYDRYVAICNPLLYTVTMTKRVCITLVVGSYFSGLINSLINTSSLQRLSFCDSNVINNFYCDLTSLLKLSCSDVSVNERLLFTCGSLFEMSTFLIIIISYILIVIAVLRIRSVQGRRKAFATCASHLTAVTMFHGTIFFMYLRPSASYSLDTDQIASVFYTIVIPMLNPLIYSLRNRDVKCAVRKVLSRKVIITQ